GGGCAGGCGTCGCAGATTCCGTCGCAGGGACAGTTGCAGTTTCCGCGGCGGGTGCAGCAGCATTCTCTTCCACAGGCACAATGGAAATCTGGGCGGAGTCTGCACCCTCCGTAACAGCGGCAGGAACAGCTGTCACAGCACTATCTGCAACAACACCCGCTTCGGCCTCTGCAGTAACGGGGGCTACGGCTGTAAAGCCCGGAACCTCCAGCCACGGCAGGGAGCGGCCTGCAGAAGCTTCGGATTCCGGAAGGACAAAGCCCGTCATGGGGTCCACCTTCAGCTCGCCCCGCTCGTTAGGCAGCACCAGCGGGACCTCGCCCGTGGCCAGCATGGAAATGTCGAAGAAGTCGATGTGTTCGGGAATGCCCTGGATGTCGATTTCTTCTTTGGCGAAGGCCGCCCACTGGGGCAGGCCGCCTGATGCACCTGCGATGCGGGTGCGGCCCGATTTTAGGGGTTTGTTATCGTCGAAGCCCACGTAGCTTCCGATAGCCACTACGGAATCCAGCGCGATGCCGTTCTGTTCTGACACGTAAGTGGGAAGCGCTCCCATGAAGGCCACGTTGCGGTAATCGTTGGTGGTACCCGTCTTGCCCATCACCGGGAAACGAAGCGTGGTGGAGCGGTCTTCGCTTGAAACGGAAAGGTTTGCCACCTGGCTCCTGGCCGTACCGTTGGTGAACACGGAGCGAAGCATCACCGCCATCTGGGACGTGACCGTATCGGAAAGTACCTGCTTGGTTTCTACCTCGTTCCTGAAAATCACGCGACCGTCACGATTCTTGATTTCCTTGATAAAGCATGGGTCGGCCCAGTCGGCATCCAGGCACTTGTAAACCTTCCCGGTGAGCAAGGTCTGGTAGGCCGTGGTGATTTCGCCAAGGGTAATCTCGTTTACGCCCAGGGGCATGCTGAATACTTTTTGCAGTTTCTGATGAATGCCGATTTCGTTTGCAAAGCGGGCGTATTCCGCCATGGAAAGCGCCCTGCGGAAATCGGGCCAGTAGCGGAGCTGGCTCAATTCCAAGTAATCCTTTTCGGAATCGACAGGCTCCATCATGGTGGTGAGCCGCTTGAAATCGGCCAGGCTGAAATTGGGGAACAGTTCCACCGAATCCATGGGCGGGAGAGTGGCCTCTACATCGGGGTCCAGGCTCTTGGCTTCGCGGGCACGCAAAATTTCGGCGTAGTTCTTGTAGTTGTGGTTCAGGTACTTGATGAGGGTTTCGTCTTTCTTGGCCTGCTTGACGCCTACATCCGTAAAGGTGCCGTAGCGCAAGTTCAGCACCGCACGGGCGCGGGCGGACTTTCCCTCGAGTCTGTAGCGTTCTGCAAGGGCGTCGCGGGCGCGGGTAAACTCGATTTCCCGCTTGGATTCTTCTTTCAGGGTGAGGCCGAACTTGTCACGAAGCCGCTCAAAATATTCCTTGCGTTCTTCGTCGGCATCTTGGGCAAAGCCGTTCTGGGCCGCCACCTCGGCAAACTCGTTACTGTCCAGCTTGTCTAACAAGTGTTCCAACAGCCAAATGCTGGCGATGTTTTCGGAACGGGTGGTAGCCCAGGCGATGGTCACCACGTCACCCTTGTTCTTGTGGTCGGGCCGGGGGAAATAGAACTGGTTCACGTACTGGAACACGTTGAACTCGTTTTCCAGCTCGTCCATGTAGTTCCAGTGGTGTTGCAGGGCCAGCGCATAGAGCAGGGGTTTCCAGCTGGAGCCCAACTGACGCACCGCCTTGAAGCTACGGTCATAACCCGTGTTGTGGAAACCGCCCTGGCTTGCAAGCACCATGCCGTTCTGGATGGCCACGAGACCGCCCTGCAGCACGGGTTCTGTTTCGATCTTGCAGGGGGCGTAGCCCTCGATCTTGTTTTCGTCCAGCACGCTCACCAGAAGGATTGCTCCCGGTTTCAGCTGGGAGGCGAGAATCTTGTTCACGTCGCCACCCACCTGGGCTGCAAATTCCTTGACCGCGGCCTCCGTGACGACACCCTTCAGCTGGCCAAAGTCCAGCTTCAAGGATTTCAGCTTGCCCTTGTCGTCGTAGAAAACACTATCTACGGCACCGTAAAGGTAATCGCCCTTGCGGGCACTCTGGGCACGGTTTGCAAACTGGGCCTTGGGGAGCACGAACCCGCCCAACTGCATCTGGAGGTTGCTGATATTGTTCTGCAGGGCGCGCTTCGCCGCGTCCTGACTCCGAGCATCCAGCGTGGTCACGATTTCCAGCTGGGCCTTGCGCCAGTCGTCGATTCCTTCGCCCTCGAAGAGTTCCTTGAAATATTCGCTGTCCAGGCGTTCTTCCAGCCGCTCCAGCGTGGTGCTCATGCTGAAGCGGAAATTCCCGTGGTTGAATTCCAGCGGGTTTGCGAGGGCCTTGTCCATGTCCTCTTGCTCGATGTAGCCTTCTTCTACCATGCGAGAAAGCACGTATTGCAGGCGTTCTGCACCCCGGGCGATAGCCCGGTCACGGCGTTCCTTGTTGCGCTGGATAAAGGGGTCGTAGTTGAAGGGGCCCTTCACGGAACCAGCGATAAAGGCGCATTCGGCCAGGGTCAGGTCCTTCAGTTCCTTGTTGAAGAAATACTGGGCCGCAATGGCCACACCCTTGCCCGTGCCCGAAACGTGGAACTGGTTCAGGTAGAACTCCAAGATTTCTTCCTTGGAAAAATGCTTTTCCATACGGAGCGCGTTAATCAGCTCCTTGCCCTTTTCCTTGACAGAACGTTCCTCGCGGCCAAAGATGTTCTTGACCGCCTGCTGGGTGAGGGTGGAACCGCCCTGCCGCATGTGCCCGCTTTTCAGGTTCGAGACCATGGCGCGGGTAAAGCCGTACAGGCTGAACCCGTCGTGGTTCCAGTAGCCCGCGTCTTCGGCGGCCACCAGGGCGTTCACGATGTTCACAGGAATGTCGCCGTAGGGCACATACACGCGGTGATTGGCATCGAAAAATGCGCCCAGAAGATTGTCACCGTCGCGGTAGAACACGCGGGTCTCGCCGGAGAGCACCTGCAGGATAGTTTTGCGGTTGAACTGGTTGTCGGGGTCCTTTTCGGGCAGAATTTTGAAAACGACAATGTAGAGGGGGATGCAGCAGATGAGGCCCACCAGGGCAAATGCCGCCATAATCTTGAGTAATTTTATTAGAAGCCGCACCATTATAGCCGCAATTTAGCTTTTTTGGCGGGCTTTTTTGGGCAATTTTGGGCATTCACCCTTGAAAAACTGCGGATTTTTATGTAAAATTGGAGTCCCCAAGATGGGAAGGTGGCCGAGCTGGCCGAAGGCGCGTCCCTGCTAAGGACGTATAGGACTTAATCCTATCGCGAGTTCGAATCTCGCCCTTCCCGCTGAAAGCCCCGGACTTGAGAAATCAGGTCCGGGGTTTTCTTTTTGGGAGCGAATGCGCTGGTTTTTTCGCGAACTTTCCTATATTTTGGGCATGAGTCTAAAGCAAATTATCGCTCCCAGCGTGTTGAACGCGAACTTTTTGGAACTTGGCAAGGGCCTGAACGCCATCAAGAACGGCGGCGCGGGCCTTGTGCACCTGGACATCATGGACGGACACTTTGTGCCCAACATCAGCTTTGGTCCGGGCATTTCGGCCTGCGTGGGCAAGGGTACCAAGCTCCCGCTGGATTGCCACCTGATGATCGAGAATCCCGAAAAGTACGTGGGCGAATTTGCGAAGGCGGGTGCAAGCGTCATCAGCGTGCACGCCGAGACCACCAACCACCTAGACCGCTTGCTGCACCAGATAAAGGAACTTGGCGTAAAGCCCTCCGTGGCCATCAACCCGGCAACTCCCCTGGAAAGCATCAAGTGGGTGCTGGACATCGTGGACATGGTACTCATCATGTCGGTGAACCCCGGCTTTGGCGGCCAGAGCCTGATTCCCTATTGCCTGGACAAGATCCGCGAACTGCGCCAGCTGAAGCCGGAACTGGATATCCAGATTGATGGCGGCGTAAAGCTGGACAACATTCTCGCCTGCAAGGAAGCGGGCGCCAACGTTTTCGTGGTAGGGAGCGCCATCTTCGGCACCGCCGACCCCGAGGCCACCTGCCGCGAGTTCGTGAAGAAAGTTGGCAGGTAATTTTCAGCTAGGGATGTCCCCTATCCCCTCCTCTCGCAGTAGCCTCTCGAACAGTGCACGATACCCCGCGATATCTTCCAGCTGCATGATGGTCGTGATCTTGTTGCCCGCATCTTTTGAGGACGCCCCGCAGTGGAAAAGTTTCTCGCTGTCGGTCCCGAAATCCAGATAGATGTACCTGTCGTGGAACAGGTTCCCCGTGGTGCGTACATCGCCAAGTTCCACATCCGGGCGGGCGGCCCTGAAGTCCGCCAGCATGCTCTCGGTCAGGCGGGTACGCCCGTGCTGTTCGCTGAAAATCTTGACAGAAACATTCTTCTCCACGCACCGCAGCAAATCGAGGGTCTTTACATCCAGGTAGTCATCTACAATCAGCACCGACCTCTTCGCCATGCCGTAAATCTGTGTGTAGGCGACATCGGCCTCCAGCCGCTGCCCGTTCAGAATCAAAAAATGCTTGAAGGTGCTCGGGTCGATGAAATTTGCCATGACTTTTTGCAGGTCCAGGTTCACCTTTCCGAGGTTTTCACGCATATCATGGACTTCACCAGAAAGTTCCCTAATACCGGCAGAATGTATCGCGATATCCCTCGTATTTTGTGCAGTCTGCAATGCGATTTGAGCAATTCCGTCATTTCCTAGCAATTGCTTGTTTTCCGCTGCAATGTAGTCCTTCATCTGCTTGAAAAGACGGATAAGGGCCTTGCTCTGTGCGGTCGCCTGCTCGCCCTTAAGAACCGTCATGAGCATGTAGATGCCTTGCTCGGTAAAGGCATAGGGCATTTTTCTTGTTCCGCCTCGGTTTGATATCAAAAATTTTGATATCAAACCGGAAAATTCCGTTTGTGTTATCTGAAACCGGAAATCATCGTCAAATTTTTCAATGTTGTTTTTCACCTGCTGATTAAAGGCTCCGGTGCTATACCCGTAAATCTCCGCCAAATCGGCATCGAGCATGACCTTTACCCCGCGGATGGTATATATTCGCGACTTGAGCAAATCCTCGTCTATCAGGGAAAATTCGGGCTTTTTCGGCGCGACGGCCCCGGCCGCACTGGCCGCAACATCTTTCTTCATCATCAACTCCTCTGGCATACAAGCGGAAAAAAAACGCCAAAGACTATACACTTGTGCACTAAATATAGATTCAAAAATCTAGTTTGTCAATAGACCCGCGAGTTTTTTTTAAGGGGAAAGCCTTCCCCTCGCTTCTGCCCCATGTCATCCCCGCGCAGGCGGGGATCTCCCTGTGGCATACGCTACCCCTTCTAGCGGGGGGACACCCCGCAACGCCCCGACTGCAAAAAAAACGGGAAATGCTTCGCAAAAAAACGGGATTTGCCTCAAAAATCTTGGGATTGGCGGGCAAAACCTTAGCATTGGGGAGAAAACCTTGGGATTGGTTGAGTTTTTACGTGCGGAATTAACTTATATTTCCAAATATGACGCCAGAAGCGAAGGCACGCGAAGAAATCGACAAGAAACTAGTCCAGTCGGGCTGGGTTATTCAAGATGTCAAGGAGGTTAACCTCATGGCATCTCTTGGCGTTGCCGTGCGTGAGTTCCCGACCGATTCCGGGCCTGTGGATTACGCCCTGTTTGTAGATGGGATTCCCGTTGGTGTCGTAGAGGCCAAGCGCGAAGAAGCGGGCGAAATTTTGACTTCTGTGGAATCGCAATCTGCACGCTACGCCAACAGCACTTTTAAGTGGATCAAGAACGAATACAAGATTCGTTTTGCATACGAAGCGACGAACAAGTTGACCCGCTTTACCGATTATTGCGATGAAAAATATCGCTCCCGTCGCGTTTACAGTTTCCATCGCCCCGAGACTCTGCAACTGTTGTTGAAGCAGCCCGACACGATTCGCAACAACTTAAAGAAATTGCCTGCCTTGAATACGGAAGGTTTCAGAAAATGTCAGGTAACGGCAATCAACAATTTGGACAAGTCCTTTGCCGAGAATAGGCCCAAGGCTCTCGTGCAAATGGCGACGGGTGCGGGTAAGACGTTCACTGCGATTACGGCGTCGTATCGGCTTTTGAAATTCGGCAAGATGAAGCGCATCTTGTTCCTGGTTGATACGAAAGGTCTTGGCGAGCAGGCGGAACGCGAATTTTTGGCGTACCGTCCGTCAGATGACAACAGGTCTTTCTCCGAGTTGTACGAAGTCCGTCGCCTAAAGAAATCCTCTATACCAAAGAGTGCGCAAATTTGCATTTGCACGATTCAGCGTATGTTCTCCATTTTGAAAGGTGAAGAACTTGATGAATCTGCCGAAGAAGTTCATTTTGACGAATTTGCGGCTGCGGACAAAAATCCCCCGAAGGAAGTCGTTTACAACAAGGAATATCCGCCGGAATTTTTCGATTGCATCATCGTTGATGAATGTCACCGCTCCATTTACAATGTCTGGAAACAGGTGCTCGAATACTTTGATTCGTTCATTATCGGCTTGACGGCGACGCCCGACAAAAGGACGTTTGCATTCTTTGATGAAAACATCGTGAGCGAATATACTCGCGAACAGGCGATTATCGACAACGTCAATGTGGGCGAAGATGTCTTCGTGATTGAAACCAAGGTCGGCAAGAACGGCGGACATATCCTGAAACAACAGGTGGAATGCCGTGACAGGATGTCTCGCGAAAAGCGGTGGAAACAGCTCGACGAAGAGGTGGATTATCAGCCGTCCCAATTGGATAGGGATATTGTCAACTTCAGTCAAATTCGGACGGTAATCAAGGCGTTCAAGGAAAGTCTCTCGACGGTTTTATTCCCGTGCCGCAAGGAAGTCCCCAAAACCTTGATTTTTGCAAAGACCGACAGTCATGCCGATGATATTGTCCAGATTGTCCGTGAAGAGTTTGGCGAAGGCAATGAGTTCTGCCAGAAAATCACTTGCCAGGCTGACAAGGCGGAATCCATACTGTCATCTTTCCGCAACAGTTACTATCCAAGAATTGCCGTGACGGTGGATATGATTGCGACGGGAACGGATGTCAAGCCCATTGAATGCCTCATCTTTATGCGCGATGTCCGTAGTCGAAATTACTTTGAGCAGATGAAGGGCCGCGGGACGCGAACTTTGAGCAAGGGCGACTTGCAGAAGGTGACTCCGTCTGCTACGGAGAACAAGGACCATTTCGTGATTGTAGATGCAGTGGGCGTGACAAAATCCAAGAAGACGGATACTCGTCCGCTAGAAAGAAAGCCGACCGTAAGCCTGAAAGAACTGATGATGAATGTGGCGATGGGCGCGAAGGATGCCGATACCTTGACATCCCTTGCAAACAGGCTCGTGCGTTTGAACTCCCAAATGACCGAAGATGAACGGACTGGATTCAAGAAGTATGTTTTAAAATCGGCAGGGAGTCTTGCCGAAAATCTCTTGAATGCGTTTGACGAAGATTACCTGCAAGGGAAAGACCAGCAAGAAGTCGTCCGCGAGGCGGTGAAACCATTCTACGACCCCAATGTCCGCCAAT
The sequence above is drawn from the Fibrobacter sp. genome and encodes:
- a CDS encoding DEAD/DEAH box helicase family protein translates to MTPEAKAREEIDKKLVQSGWVIQDVKEVNLMASLGVAVREFPTDSGPVDYALFVDGIPVGVVEAKREEAGEILTSVESQSARYANSTFKWIKNEYKIRFAYEATNKLTRFTDYCDEKYRSRRVYSFHRPETLQLLLKQPDTIRNNLKKLPALNTEGFRKCQVTAINNLDKSFAENRPKALVQMATGAGKTFTAITASYRLLKFGKMKRILFLVDTKGLGEQAEREFLAYRPSDDNRSFSELYEVRRLKKSSIPKSAQICICTIQRMFSILKGEELDESAEEVHFDEFAAADKNPPKEVVYNKEYPPEFFDCIIVDECHRSIYNVWKQVLEYFDSFIIGLTATPDKRTFAFFDENIVSEYTREQAIIDNVNVGEDVFVIETKVGKNGGHILKQQVECRDRMSREKRWKQLDEEVDYQPSQLDRDIVNFSQIRTVIKAFKESLSTVLFPCRKEVPKTLIFAKTDSHADDIVQIVREEFGEGNEFCQKITCQADKAESILSSFRNSYYPRIAVTVDMIATGTDVKPIECLIFMRDVRSRNYFEQMKGRGTRTLSKGDLQKVTPSATENKDHFVIVDAVGVTKSKKTDTRPLERKPTVSLKELMMNVAMGAKDADTLTSLANRLVRLNSQMTEDERTGFKKYVLKSAGSLAENLLNAFDEDYLQGKDQQEVVREAVKPFYDPNVRQYIENIRRVHEQVIDNVNLDSVEFAGFDTDQEKAADMVIANFREFINENKDEIIALRIIYDHAYADRPMVIEKLNMLYDKLTAKHVTAVRLWNCYAIKNPEKVKKGVKAKIVDLISIIRYELGYSENLSPFADRVDYNFMQWTLKCNAGDVHFTEEQMKWLRLIKEHIKTSLNVEPRDLDYSPFDGMGGLGRFFELFGDDYETVLHQMSIELVA
- a CDS encoding ORF6N domain-containing protein yields the protein MMKKDVAASAAGAVAPKKPEFSLIDEDLLKSRIYTIRGVKVMLDADLAEIYGYSTGAFNQQVKNNIEKFDDDFRFQITQTEFSGLISKFLISNRGGTRKMPYAFTEQGIYMLMTVLKGEQATAQSKALIRLFKQMKDYIAAENKQLLGNDGIAQIALQTAQNTRDIAIHSAGIRELSGEVHDMRENLGKVNLDLQKVMANFIDPSTFKHFLILNGQRLEADVAYTQIYGMAKRSVLIVDDYLDVKTLDLLRCVEKNVSVKIFSEQHGRTRLTESMLADFRAARPDVELGDVRTTGNLFHDRYIYLDFGTDSEKLFHCGASSKDAGNKITTIMQLEDIAGYRALFERLLREEGIGDIPS
- the rpe gene encoding ribulose-phosphate 3-epimerase, giving the protein MSLKQIIAPSVLNANFLELGKGLNAIKNGGAGLVHLDIMDGHFVPNISFGPGISACVGKGTKLPLDCHLMIENPEKYVGEFAKAGASVISVHAETTNHLDRLLHQIKELGVKPSVAINPATPLESIKWVLDIVDMVLIMSVNPGFGGQSLIPYCLDKIRELRQLKPELDIQIDGGVKLDNILACKEAGANVFVVGSAIFGTADPEATCREFVKKVGR
- a CDS encoding transglycosylase domain-containing protein, producing MVRLLIKLLKIMAAFALVGLICCIPLYIVVFKILPEKDPDNQFNRKTILQVLSGETRVFYRDGDNLLGAFFDANHRVYVPYGDIPVNIVNALVAAEDAGYWNHDGFSLYGFTRAMVSNLKSGHMRQGGSTLTQQAVKNIFGREERSVKEKGKELINALRMEKHFSKEEILEFYLNQFHVSGTGKGVAIAAQYFFNKELKDLTLAECAFIAGSVKGPFNYDPFIQRNKERRDRAIARGAERLQYVLSRMVEEGYIEQEDMDKALANPLEFNHGNFRFSMSTTLERLEERLDSEYFKELFEGEGIDDWRKAQLEIVTTLDARSQDAAKRALQNNISNLQMQLGGFVLPKAQFANRAQSARKGDYLYGAVDSVFYDDKGKLKSLKLDFGQLKGVVTEAAVKEFAAQVGGDVNKILASQLKPGAILLVSVLDENKIEGYAPCKIETEPVLQGGLVAIQNGMVLASQGGFHNTGYDRSFKAVRQLGSSWKPLLYALALQHHWNYMDELENEFNVFQYVNQFYFPRPDHKNKGDVVTIAWATTRSENIASIWLLEHLLDKLDSNEFAEVAAQNGFAQDADEERKEYFERLRDKFGLTLKEESKREIEFTRARDALAERYRLEGKSARARAVLNLRYGTFTDVGVKQAKKDETLIKYLNHNYKNYAEILRAREAKSLDPDVEATLPPMDSVELFPNFSLADFKRLTTMMEPVDSEKDYLELSQLRYWPDFRRALSMAEYARFANEIGIHQKLQKVFSMPLGVNEITLGEITTAYQTLLTGKVYKCLDADWADPCFIKEIKNRDGRVIFRNEVETKQVLSDTVTSQMAVMLRSVFTNGTARSQVANLSVSSEDRSTTLRFPVMGKTGTTNDYRNVAFMGALPTYVSEQNGIALDSVVAIGSYVGFDDNKPLKSGRTRIAGASGGLPQWAAFAKEEIDIQGIPEHIDFFDISMLATGEVPLVLPNERGELKVDPMTGFVLPESEASAGRSLPWLEVPGFTAVAPVTAEAEAGVVADSAVTAVPAAVTEGADSAQISIVPVEENAAAPAAETATVPATESATPAPETKTATPMPKDDDWDLPADLDGNNAFVPLEAGE